A stretch of Aeromicrobium tamlense DNA encodes these proteins:
- the ppgK gene encoding polyphosphate--glucose phosphotransferase — protein MAMGFGIDIGGTGTKGAPVDLDQGTLVGERFRIPTPKPATPRAVAEVAAQIVDHFPDAADVPQIGVAIPAVVQRGVARSAANIDPSWIDTDVDALFTEVLGRNVHVVNDADAAGVAENDHGAALEEHGLVCVITLGTGIGSALINAGTLVPNTEFGHLEVAGHPNAEKWCATSAREREDLTWEEWAERLQVYFSHLEKILSPDLFVVGGGVSKNSEKFLPLLNLRTPIVPATHRNNAGIIGAAALGARG, from the coding sequence ATGGCCATGGGGTTCGGGATCGACATCGGCGGCACGGGCACGAAGGGAGCACCGGTCGACCTCGACCAGGGCACCCTCGTGGGTGAGCGGTTCCGCATCCCCACACCCAAGCCCGCCACCCCGCGCGCCGTCGCCGAGGTCGCGGCGCAGATCGTCGACCACTTCCCCGACGCGGCCGACGTGCCGCAGATCGGCGTTGCCATCCCGGCCGTCGTGCAGCGTGGCGTGGCCCGGTCTGCCGCCAACATCGACCCCTCGTGGATCGACACCGACGTCGACGCGCTCTTCACCGAGGTGCTGGGGCGCAACGTGCACGTGGTCAACGACGCCGACGCCGCGGGCGTCGCCGAGAACGACCACGGCGCAGCCCTCGAGGAGCACGGCCTGGTCTGCGTGATCACCCTCGGCACGGGCATCGGCTCGGCGCTCATCAACGCCGGCACGCTGGTGCCGAACACCGAGTTCGGCCACCTCGAGGTCGCGGGGCACCCGAACGCGGAGAAGTGGTGCGCCACGAGCGCCCGCGAGCGCGAGGACCTCACGTGGGAGGAGTGGGCCGAGCGCCTGCAGGTCTACTTCAGCCACCTCGAGAAGATCCTGTCGCCCGACCTGTTCGTCGTGGGCGGAGGCGTCAGCAAGAACAGCGAGAAGTTCCTGCCGCTGCTCAACCTGCGCACTCCGATCGTCCCGGCGACGCACCGCAACAACGCGGGCATCATCGGCGCTGCCGCCCTCGGCGCCCGGGGCTGA
- a CDS encoding ABC-F family ATP-binding cassette domain-containing protein produces MSSFLSLSHASFVLPAGRTILHDLTFGLAPGRHGLVGDNGSGKSTLLRLMAGELAPTAGTIDVHGRLAYLPQARAAAGATVADVLGVAAALAALARIEGGSVDPADYDLVGDGWDLPDRIERWLDRVGLAGIEPSRPVSSVSGGEATLLRLVGLMLADPEILLLDEPTNDLDGPARERLEDIVDAFTGVLVVVSHDRRLLERMDHIGEVRAGAVRWFGGAFSDYASAVEAEQEAALRAVSAAKADVRRQRQDLVDQQTKQARRDRQGRANAGSLPRIVAGAYQRKAEVSAGRLRGMHEDRLESSRSVLTAAEDRVRDDRRIRVDLPDTEVPPRREVLRAEGLVPAFGTARPMDLDLRGPERIALVGRNGAGKSSLLRAMLGRQEPRAGQVTVHVPWRYLPQGVDLLDPELTVLENVRRAAPEAEPHAVRAQLARFLFRGNAVDQVTGTLSGGERWRATLASLLLATPAPQLLVLDEPTNNLDLASVAHLTEVLEAYRGALLVVSHDEPFLADLALDRRLEVG; encoded by the coding sequence ATGTCATCCTTCCTCTCTCTTTCCCATGCCTCGTTCGTGCTGCCCGCGGGGCGCACGATCCTCCACGACCTCACGTTCGGCCTCGCGCCGGGTCGTCACGGACTCGTCGGTGACAACGGCAGCGGCAAGTCCACGCTGTTGCGGCTGATGGCCGGCGAGCTGGCGCCCACGGCAGGGACGATCGACGTCCACGGCCGGCTGGCGTACCTGCCGCAGGCGCGGGCGGCCGCCGGTGCCACCGTCGCCGACGTGCTCGGGGTGGCCGCGGCACTCGCCGCGCTGGCCCGCATCGAGGGTGGCTCGGTCGACCCCGCCGACTACGACCTCGTCGGCGACGGCTGGGACCTGCCCGACCGCATCGAGCGCTGGCTCGACCGCGTCGGGCTCGCCGGGATCGAGCCCTCCCGACCCGTGAGCTCGGTGTCGGGCGGCGAGGCGACCCTGCTGCGACTGGTCGGGTTGATGCTCGCCGACCCCGAGATCCTGCTGCTCGACGAGCCGACGAACGACCTCGACGGCCCGGCGCGCGAGCGGCTCGAGGACATCGTCGACGCGTTCACCGGCGTGCTCGTCGTGGTCAGCCACGACCGTCGGCTGCTCGAGCGGATGGACCACATCGGCGAGGTGCGCGCCGGCGCCGTGCGCTGGTTCGGTGGCGCGTTCAGCGACTACGCGTCCGCGGTCGAGGCCGAGCAGGAGGCCGCGCTGCGTGCGGTGTCCGCCGCGAAGGCCGACGTGCGCCGGCAGCGCCAGGACCTCGTCGACCAGCAGACCAAGCAGGCGCGGCGCGACCGCCAGGGACGCGCCAACGCCGGCAGCCTGCCGAGGATCGTGGCCGGCGCCTACCAGCGCAAGGCCGAGGTCAGCGCCGGGCGGCTCCGCGGGATGCACGAGGACCGGCTGGAGAGCTCGCGCTCGGTCCTGACGGCCGCGGAGGACCGCGTGCGCGACGACCGGAGGATCCGCGTCGACCTGCCGGACACCGAGGTGCCGCCGCGCCGCGAGGTGCTGCGCGCCGAGGGGCTGGTGCCGGCCTTCGGCACCGCGCGACCGATGGACCTCGACCTGCGCGGGCCCGAGCGGATCGCACTCGTGGGCCGCAACGGCGCCGGGAAGTCGTCGCTGCTGCGGGCGATGCTGGGACGGCAGGAGCCTCGGGCCGGACAGGTCACGGTCCACGTGCCGTGGCGCTACCTCCCGCAGGGGGTGGACCTGCTCGACCCCGAGCTGACGGTCCTGGAGAACGTGCGCCGGGCCGCTCCCGAGGCCGAGCCCCACGCCGTGCGTGCGCAGCTCGCGCGGTTCCTGTTCCGGGGCAATGCGGTCGACCAGGTGACCGGCACGCTCTCGGGTGGCGAGCGCTGGCGTGCCACCCTCGCGAGCCTGCTGCTCGCCACGCCGGCGCCCCAGCTGCTGGTGCTCGACGAGCCGACCAACAACCTCGACCTCGCGAGCGTCGCCCACCTCACCGAGGTGCTCGAGGCCTATCGCGGCGCCCTGCTCGTCGTCAGCCACGACGAGCCCTTCCTGGCCGATCTCGCCCTCGACCGCAGGCTCGAGGTGGGGTGA
- a CDS encoding ABC transporter ATP-binding protein: MLTVKNLEVVYNDVILVLRGVSLTVPQGQIVALLGANGAGKTTLLRALSGLLDIHDGEITKGEITLRDTPIQSADAPKIVAAGLGQVLEGRRVFGEFTVEENLRVGGHTRRGSLAEGIEEVYELFPVLKERRKKTAGYLSGGEQQMLAMGRALVAQPEILLLDEPSLGLAPRIVSQIKDIVVQINERGTTVLLVEQNATMALSIAQHGYVMEHGKIVMDKPAAELLDDEDIRDFYLGRGDMATSYRDVKHYKRRKRWLS, encoded by the coding sequence TTGCTGACGGTCAAGAACCTGGAGGTCGTCTACAACGACGTCATCCTGGTCCTGCGCGGCGTGAGCCTGACGGTGCCGCAGGGTCAGATCGTGGCCCTGCTGGGTGCCAACGGCGCCGGCAAGACGACATTGCTGCGCGCGCTATCGGGCCTGCTGGACATCCACGACGGCGAGATCACCAAGGGTGAGATCACCCTGCGCGACACCCCGATCCAGTCGGCCGACGCGCCCAAGATCGTCGCCGCCGGCCTCGGCCAGGTGCTCGAGGGTCGCCGCGTGTTCGGCGAGTTCACGGTGGAGGAGAACCTGCGCGTCGGCGGCCACACCCGTCGCGGCAGCCTCGCCGAGGGCATCGAGGAGGTCTACGAGCTCTTCCCCGTGCTGAAGGAGCGCCGCAAGAAGACCGCGGGCTACCTCTCCGGCGGCGAGCAGCAGATGCTCGCCATGGGTCGCGCTCTCGTCGCCCAGCCCGAGATCCTGCTGCTCGACGAGCCGAGCCTGGGCCTCGCGCCCCGCATCGTCTCGCAGATCAAGGACATCGTCGTCCAGATCAACGAGCGCGGCACCACCGTGCTGCTGGTGGAGCAGAACGCCACGATGGCGCTCTCGATCGCCCAGCACGGCTACGTGATGGAGCACGGGAAGATCGTGATGGACAAGCCCGCCGCCGAGCTGCTCGACGACGAGGACATCCGCGACTTCTACCTCGGCCGCGGCGACATGGCCACGAGCTACCGCGACGTCAAGCACTACAAGCGCAGGAAGCGCTGGCTGTCGTGA
- a CDS encoding ABC transporter ATP-binding protein, with translation MSVRDVNLSFSGVKALQGVDFDVFDNELFAVIGPNGAGKTSIFNVLSGVYRPQQGSVEFAGADIRGMRPHRIANLGMARTFQNIELFENLDVVDNLMLGRHAHLGYGWPAAVAWLGKAKHAEVANRRRVEEIIDFLEIEGYRQLPVGMLPYGIQKRIELGRALAMEPKLLLLDEPVAGMNGEETEDMARFILDIRNELHIPMILVEHDMGLVMDLADRVMAMDFGKPVATGTPHEVQSHPDVIRAYLGPVDDATLAEVQGELA, from the coding sequence GTGAGTGTCCGAGACGTCAACCTGTCGTTCAGCGGGGTCAAGGCCCTGCAGGGCGTCGACTTCGACGTCTTCGACAACGAGCTGTTCGCCGTGATCGGCCCGAACGGCGCCGGAAAGACCTCGATCTTCAACGTCCTGTCGGGGGTCTACCGTCCGCAGCAGGGCTCGGTCGAGTTCGCCGGCGCCGACATCCGCGGCATGCGGCCGCACCGCATCGCGAACCTCGGCATGGCCCGCACGTTCCAGAACATCGAGCTCTTCGAGAACCTCGACGTCGTCGACAACCTCATGCTCGGCCGCCACGCCCACCTGGGCTACGGCTGGCCCGCCGCGGTGGCCTGGCTCGGCAAGGCGAAGCACGCCGAGGTCGCCAACCGCCGCCGGGTGGAGGAGATCATCGACTTCCTCGAGATCGAGGGCTACCGCCAGCTGCCCGTCGGGATGCTGCCGTACGGCATCCAGAAGCGGATCGAGCTGGGCCGCGCGCTGGCGATGGAGCCGAAGCTGCTGCTGCTCGACGAGCCCGTCGCCGGCATGAACGGCGAGGAGACCGAGGACATGGCCCGGTTCATCCTCGACATCCGCAACGAGCTGCACATCCCGATGATCCTCGTCGAGCACGACATGGGCCTGGTCATGGACCTGGCCGATCGCGTCATGGCGATGGACTTCGGCAAGCCGGTCGCCACCGGCACCCCGCACGAGGTGCAGTCCCATCCCGACGTCATCCGCGCCTACCTCGGGCCCGTCGACGACGCCACGCTGGCCGAGGTGCAGGGGGAACTGGCATGA
- a CDS encoding TetR/AcrR family transcriptional regulator, which yields MEYRQTDGRMQRSERTRALIVQAHVDLLREGVLKPTAAQISERAGVSRRTLWTNFHDMENLLGSTVAHWFRLDDELRAEIDPSAPLEERIDRFCAERQRRLVNIAPAARAAVLGEPEYEALRASRQGHIARVRADIERAFATELARADDPVQLVDSLTVAVSWNAWSLLFDDHGYSAERCRRVMERAVRALLASV from the coding sequence ATGGAATATCGGCAGACCGACGGACGGATGCAGCGCAGCGAGCGCACCCGTGCGTTGATCGTGCAGGCGCACGTCGACCTGCTGCGCGAGGGCGTCCTCAAGCCCACGGCCGCGCAGATCTCCGAGCGCGCGGGCGTGTCGCGGCGCACGCTGTGGACCAACTTCCACGACATGGAGAACCTGCTCGGCAGCACCGTGGCGCACTGGTTCCGTCTCGATGACGAGCTGCGGGCCGAGATCGATCCGTCCGCGCCCTTGGAGGAGCGGATCGACCGGTTCTGCGCCGAGCGCCAGCGCCGGCTGGTCAACATCGCGCCCGCCGCGCGGGCCGCCGTGCTGGGCGAGCCCGAGTACGAGGCGCTGCGTGCGAGCCGTCAGGGGCACATCGCCCGGGTGCGCGCCGACATCGAACGGGCCTTCGCCACCGAGCTCGCCCGCGCCGACGACCCCGTGCAGCTCGTGGACTCGCTCACGGTCGCCGTCAGCTGGAACGCCTGGTCGCTGCTCTTCGACGACCACGGCTACTCCGCCGAGCGCTGCCGTCGGGTGATGGAGCGCGCCGTGCGCGCCCTGCTGGCCTCGGTCTGA
- a CDS encoding branched-chain amino acid ABC transporter permease, whose translation MTTFLQSLLNGLAQGSIYALLALGYVMIYKATHVISFAQPALMVCGGLFAYHATSEWGLGFWPALVVAVILGALLGMLVERLALRPMVGKPVFTLAIITIGVDIVLRIFANRYMGPDPRSVPYPGGSERYEFWGLSISHQRLGLIAVTTVTVIALALFFRYAKTGLAMRATALSQETALAQGIRVGAIFALAWAIAGGLAAIAGTFVAATGAGLEQNTWIIALKALPAIIIGGLDSIPGAVIGGLAVGVVESVTAVYQPDVAPWLGNNFALVAPYALMFVVLLVRPYGLFGTKEVERV comes from the coding sequence ATGACCACGTTTCTGCAATCGCTGCTGAACGGCCTGGCGCAGGGCTCCATCTACGCGCTGCTGGCCCTGGGCTACGTGATGATCTACAAGGCCACCCACGTCATCAGCTTCGCCCAGCCGGCGCTCATGGTGTGCGGCGGACTCTTCGCCTACCACGCGACGAGCGAGTGGGGCCTGGGCTTCTGGCCCGCGCTCGTCGTCGCCGTCATCCTCGGCGCGCTGCTGGGCATGCTGGTCGAGCGGCTCGCGCTGCGCCCCATGGTGGGCAAGCCGGTGTTCACGCTGGCGATCATCACGATCGGCGTCGACATCGTGCTGCGCATCTTCGCCAACCGGTACATGGGCCCCGACCCGCGGTCGGTGCCCTACCCGGGCGGCAGCGAGCGCTACGAGTTCTGGGGCCTGTCGATCTCGCACCAGCGGCTCGGCCTGATCGCCGTCACCACCGTCACCGTCATCGCGTTGGCGCTGTTCTTCCGGTACGCCAAGACCGGCCTGGCGATGCGCGCCACCGCGCTCAGCCAGGAGACGGCGCTCGCGCAGGGCATCCGGGTGGGCGCGATCTTCGCCCTCGCCTGGGCGATCGCGGGCGGCCTCGCCGCCATCGCGGGCACCTTCGTCGCCGCGACCGGCGCCGGCCTGGAGCAGAACACCTGGATCATCGCGCTGAAGGCGCTGCCGGCCATCATCATCGGCGGCCTCGACAGCATCCCCGGCGCCGTCATCGGCGGTCTGGCCGTGGGGGTGGTCGAGTCGGTCACCGCCGTCTACCAGCCCGACGTCGCGCCGTGGCTCGGCAACAACTTCGCCCTCGTGGCGCCCTACGCCCTCATGTTCGTGGTGCTGCTCGTCAGACCGTACGGACTCTTCGGCACGAAGGAGGTGGAGCGGGTATGA
- a CDS encoding ABC transporter substrate-binding protein — MKQHRKLARVVAGAAVAALVLTGCRGGGDDDSASGPGITEEACPDAVNEDNGCIYLGAISDLTKGPFAPLAVPITEAQKAFWDKVNQDGGVGGFDVNIDKYVADAEYNPEIHNKKYQEMRNDILALGQTLGSSQTLAILEDMKADNVIGVPASWNSAWDFEDQILQSGANYCFEAMNGVDWAVANRGVKGKVLAIHYPNDYGGDAAAGVEAAAKANNLDFKAIETATGQDNQAGAVAAVLKEKPSMLYITTGPAEMATILGGAAAQGWKGTVVGSSPTWNPALLQTEAAPALEAMYFQAGPWGPWGTESDGHAAMRDALADVDSPSDGYTAGWVWEYPLLAALKSAADMDGGITRENVVKAATELDSVDYEGMLPDEAFNQTGEPNDVAWRQSVISKVDKEAPTGVSIEQEMQAGPTAEGYDYTEPCFALG, encoded by the coding sequence ATGAAGCAACACCGCAAGTTGGCCCGCGTGGTCGCCGGTGCGGCGGTGGCGGCCCTCGTGCTGACGGGCTGCCGCGGCGGCGGGGACGATGACAGTGCGTCGGGCCCCGGCATCACCGAGGAGGCGTGTCCCGACGCCGTGAACGAGGACAACGGCTGCATCTACCTGGGTGCGATCTCCGACCTCACCAAGGGCCCGTTCGCTCCGCTCGCCGTGCCGATCACCGAGGCGCAGAAGGCGTTCTGGGACAAGGTCAACCAGGACGGCGGCGTCGGTGGCTTCGACGTCAACATCGACAAGTACGTCGCGGACGCCGAGTACAACCCCGAGATCCACAACAAGAAGTACCAGGAGATGCGCAACGACATCCTGGCGCTCGGCCAGACCCTGGGCTCCTCCCAGACCTTGGCGATCCTCGAGGACATGAAGGCAGACAACGTCATCGGCGTCCCGGCCTCGTGGAACTCGGCGTGGGACTTCGAGGACCAGATCCTCCAGTCCGGTGCGAACTACTGCTTCGAGGCCATGAACGGCGTCGACTGGGCCGTCGCCAACCGCGGCGTCAAGGGCAAGGTCCTGGCGATCCACTACCCGAACGACTACGGCGGAGACGCGGCCGCGGGCGTCGAGGCGGCCGCGAAGGCCAACAACCTCGACTTCAAGGCCATCGAGACCGCCACGGGCCAGGACAACCAGGCCGGTGCCGTCGCGGCGGTGCTGAAGGAGAAGCCGTCGATGCTCTACATCACCACGGGTCCGGCCGAGATGGCCACGATCCTCGGTGGCGCGGCCGCTCAGGGCTGGAAGGGCACCGTCGTGGGCTCGAGCCCCACGTGGAACCCGGCGCTGCTGCAGACCGAGGCCGCTCCGGCGCTCGAGGCGATGTACTTCCAGGCGGGGCCGTGGGGTCCGTGGGGCACCGAGTCGGACGGTCACGCGGCCATGCGTGACGCGCTCGCCGACGTCGACTCGCCCAGCGACGGCTACACGGCCGGCTGGGTGTGGGAGTACCCGCTGCTGGCCGCGCTGAAGTCGGCGGCCGACATGGACGGCGGCATCACCCGCGAGAACGTCGTCAAGGCGGCCACCGAGCTCGACAGCGTCGACTACGAGGGCATGCTTCCCGACGAGGCGTTCAACCAGACCGGCGAGCCGAACGACGTCGCCTGGCGTCAGAGCGTGATCTCGAAGGTCGACAAGGAGGCGCCCACCGGCGTCTCGATCGAGCAGGAGATGCAGGCCGGCCCGACGGCCGAGGGCTACGACTACACCGAGCCCTGCTTCGCCCTGGGCTGA
- a CDS encoding branched-chain amino acid ABC transporter permease, with amino-acid sequence MTTMLRSTPSKHARKATGLRGRPLLRTSYDQDLTLANTPAKRRSVVALVIASFVVPFLLTDDLLQVLTLGMISAVGAIGLNLVTGYAGQVSLGHAFFIGVGAYTGAVLGGDPDGALLGYGLPMWIWLPAAGVVAAVAGLLVGPLAVRLRGLYLAIVTLGLVFLGDHIFREARNITGGPGVGRRGAELELFGIDFASMEPISGLSRGQAQFFLGLVFLIVFAILGRNIARSGVGRAFGAVRDRDVAAAVIGVDLTKYKVMAFAMSSFFAGVTGALYYAVIGVFEPGAFSLLLSIQYLAMVLIGGVATISGSIMGALFIALLPRISQFIAHYVPGELLTVFQLEAILYGLLIMGFLIFEPRGLFGIWTRIRNYWKGWPFSY; translated from the coding sequence ATGACCACGATGCTGCGCTCGACGCCCTCGAAGCACGCTCGCAAGGCCACCGGACTCCGGGGCCGCCCCCTGCTGCGGACCAGCTACGACCAGGACCTCACCCTGGCGAACACCCCGGCCAAGCGCCGCAGTGTCGTCGCCCTGGTGATCGCCTCGTTCGTGGTGCCCTTCCTGCTCACCGACGACCTGCTGCAGGTCCTGACCCTCGGCATGATCTCGGCCGTCGGCGCGATCGGCCTCAACCTGGTCACCGGCTACGCCGGCCAGGTCTCGCTGGGTCACGCCTTCTTCATCGGCGTCGGCGCCTACACCGGTGCGGTGCTCGGCGGTGACCCCGACGGGGCGCTGCTCGGCTACGGCCTGCCGATGTGGATCTGGCTGCCGGCCGCCGGCGTCGTCGCCGCGGTCGCGGGCCTGCTGGTCGGACCGCTCGCGGTGCGACTGCGCGGTCTCTACCTCGCGATCGTCACCCTCGGACTGGTGTTCCTGGGCGACCACATCTTCCGCGAGGCGCGGAACATCACCGGTGGTCCCGGCGTGGGCCGCCGCGGCGCCGAGCTCGAGCTGTTCGGCATCGACTTCGCTTCCATGGAGCCCATCTCCGGCCTCTCGCGCGGACAGGCCCAGTTCTTCCTTGGGCTGGTGTTCCTCATCGTCTTCGCGATCCTGGGCCGCAACATCGCCCGCTCGGGCGTGGGCCGCGCCTTCGGCGCCGTCCGCGACCGCGACGTGGCCGCCGCCGTCATCGGCGTCGACCTCACGAAGTACAAGGTCATGGCGTTCGCGATGTCGTCGTTCTTCGCCGGCGTCACCGGTGCCCTCTACTACGCCGTGATCGGCGTGTTCGAGCCCGGCGCGTTCAGCCTGCTGCTGTCGATCCAGTACCTCGCCATGGTGCTGATCGGCGGCGTCGCCACCATCAGCGGATCGATCATGGGCGCGCTGTTCATCGCGCTGCTGCCGCGGATCAGCCAGTTCATCGCGCACTACGTGCCCGGCGAGCTGCTGACCGTGTTCCAGCTCGAGGCGATCCTCTACGGCCTGCTGATCATGGGCTTCCTGATCTTCGAGCCGCGCGGACTCTTCGGGATCTGGACCCGAATCCGCAACTACTGGAAGGGCTGGCCCTTCTCCTACTAG
- a CDS encoding AMP-dependent synthetase/ligase encodes MTTLPQRIRTRAQETPDRIAMREKNYGLWDEITWADYWERSSLVGHALLALGVEVGDRVAVHSENRCEWLFSDIGITAVRAGTVGLYPTNPAPEVLHVLRDSGSCVLIAEDQEQVDKYLEIADELPDLRTVVYIDPRGIHDRYTDERLMSWDAFLALGEQHRTDHPNAVTERLEAARPEDLATLVYTSGTTGPPKGAMLSMDNVEFVIETLQSGGAFVDPPASDRDLVVSYLPLCHVAERVFTTWFNAAVGSQVNFAESIETVQQALREVQPTLLFGVPRIWEKIAAGVHIRMSGASWFKRKNFEFWMKRAEWIGRTLVENQGNHTASTKAVYALGWLCLYRPLRERLGLAKVRYAASGAAPIAPEVLEFFMGIGIPMHEVYGMTENSAIATANMAGRVKVGTVGEPQVGAEVRIDDETGEILTRHRGTFVGYWNNPEATARTIDADGWLHTGDVGEWVDGSHIKITDRIKDIIITAGGKNISPSEIENSLKSSPYIKEAIVIGDRRKYLTALIGIELDTVGNWAQERKLGFTTYRDLSQKPEVIALVQSIVDETNRKFASVETIKRFAMLPKELDHEEGELTATQKIKRSAINERFAEAIEGLYSDSSQEVKA; translated from the coding sequence ATGACCACGCTGCCGCAGCGCATCCGCACGCGCGCCCAGGAGACACCCGACCGCATCGCGATGCGCGAGAAGAACTACGGCCTGTGGGACGAGATCACGTGGGCCGACTACTGGGAGCGCTCCTCCCTCGTCGGTCACGCGCTGCTCGCCCTCGGCGTCGAGGTCGGCGACCGCGTCGCCGTCCACAGCGAGAACCGCTGCGAGTGGCTGTTCTCCGACATCGGCATCACCGCCGTCCGTGCCGGCACGGTGGGGCTCTACCCGACCAACCCGGCGCCCGAGGTGCTGCACGTCCTGCGCGACTCCGGCTCGTGCGTCCTCATCGCCGAGGACCAGGAGCAGGTCGACAAGTACCTCGAGATCGCCGACGAGCTGCCGGATCTGCGCACGGTCGTCTACATCGACCCGCGCGGCATCCACGACCGCTACACCGACGAGCGGCTCATGTCGTGGGACGCGTTCCTCGCGCTCGGCGAGCAGCACCGCACCGACCACCCGAACGCCGTCACCGAGCGGCTCGAGGCCGCCCGCCCCGAGGACCTCGCCACGCTCGTCTACACATCGGGCACCACGGGTCCGCCCAAGGGCGCGATGCTCTCGATGGACAACGTCGAGTTCGTCATCGAGACGCTGCAGAGCGGCGGCGCGTTCGTCGACCCGCCGGCCAGCGACCGCGACCTCGTCGTGTCCTACCTGCCGCTGTGCCACGTGGCCGAGCGCGTGTTCACCACGTGGTTCAACGCCGCCGTCGGCTCGCAGGTGAACTTCGCCGAGTCGATCGAGACGGTGCAGCAGGCGCTGCGCGAGGTGCAGCCCACGCTGCTGTTCGGCGTGCCGCGCATCTGGGAGAAGATCGCGGCCGGCGTGCACATCCGCATGAGTGGCGCGTCGTGGTTCAAGCGCAAGAACTTCGAGTTCTGGATGAAGCGCGCCGAGTGGATCGGCCGCACCCTCGTGGAGAACCAGGGCAACCACACGGCCTCCACCAAGGCGGTCTACGCGCTCGGCTGGCTGTGCCTCTACCGCCCGTTGCGCGAGCGACTCGGCCTGGCCAAGGTCCGCTACGCGGCCTCGGGCGCCGCGCCGATCGCGCCGGAGGTGCTCGAGTTCTTCATGGGCATCGGCATCCCGATGCACGAGGTCTACGGCATGACCGAGAACTCGGCGATCGCCACGGCCAACATGGCCGGACGCGTCAAGGTCGGCACCGTCGGCGAGCCCCAGGTGGGCGCCGAGGTGCGGATCGACGACGAGACCGGCGAGATCCTCACCCGCCACCGCGGCACGTTCGTCGGCTACTGGAACAACCCGGAGGCCACGGCGCGCACGATCGACGCCGACGGCTGGCTGCACACCGGCGACGTCGGCGAGTGGGTCGACGGCTCGCACATCAAGATCACGGACCGGATCAAGGACATCATCATCACCGCGGGCGGCAAGAACATCAGCCCCAGCGAGATCGAGAACAGCCTGAAGTCCTCCCCGTACATCAAGGAGGCCATCGTCATCGGCGACCGCCGCAAGTACCTGACGGCCCTCATCGGCATCGAGCTCGACACCGTGGGCAACTGGGCCCAGGAGCGCAAGCTCGGCTTCACCACCTACCGCGACCTGTCGCAGAAGCCCGAGGTCATCGCACTCGTGCAGTCCATCGTCGACGAGACCAACCGCAAGTTCGCCAGCGTCGAGACCATCAAGCGCTTCGCGATGCTGCCGAAGGAGCTCGATCACGAGGAGGGCGAGCTGACCGCCACCCAGAAGATCAAGCGCTCGGCCATCAACGAGCGGTTCGCCGAGGCGATCGAAGGCCTCTACTCCGACTCGAGCCAGGAGGTGAAGGCATGA